In one Heteronotia binoei isolate CCM8104 ecotype False Entrance Well chromosome 1, APGP_CSIRO_Hbin_v1, whole genome shotgun sequence genomic region, the following are encoded:
- the PRR18 gene encoding proline-rich protein 18, whose amino-acid sequence MSLPPIAPPPPAAAPRSQPRKQQQPQSPPAAAPRKAPATAAAFTPAKPPRKGRGPPSERSGAFSSSWPSASLQKQLPRSRAAQGSSNLAPAQAAAPLLGLPPPSPARGRSGLALPGSGTRSCESLGAAAQGGRGEAALRFSLSLPPEAVRVLQRRSLEKQQRQRVRTPRHASPDAAKPLLAPGSSPGGDLRALLQVSLLNERHRYDDVEYEEEAPGAPGACKPLDEGLVRKCTEWLRGVESAAARDQGNKLDTLPHLSTL is encoded by the coding sequence ATGTCCCTGCCTCCCATCGCGCCGCCGCCACCTGCTGCCGCCCCCCGCTCGCAGCCTAGGAAGCAGCAGCAACCGCAGTCGCCGCCAGCGGCGGCGCCTAGAAAAGCCCCAGCAACAGCGGCGGCCTTCACGCCCGCCAAGCCGCCGCGGAAAGGTCGAGGGCCGCCTTCGGAGCGCTCCGGCGCTTTCTCGAGTTCTTGGCCCAGCGCTTCTCTCCAGAAGCAGCTGCCGCGCAGCAGAGCCGCCCAAGGGAGCAGCAACCTCGCGCCGGCCCAGGCGGCAGCGCCGCTCTTGGGACTCCCTCCTCCGTCTCCCGCCCGGGGCCGCTCGGGCTTGGCGCTGCCGGGCTCAGGCACACGCTCCTGCGAGAGTCTCGGCGCGGCGGCGCAAGGAGGGCGCGGAGAGGCGGCGCTGCGCTTCTCGCTGAGCCTTCCCCCCGAGGCAGTGCGGGTGCTGCAGCGCCGAAGTCTGGAGAAGCAGCAGCGGCAACGAGTGCGGACCCCCAGGCACGCCTCGCCCGACGCGGCAAAGCCTCTCCTGGCGCCAGGCTCCAGCCCCGGCGGGGACTTGCGCGCCCTGCTCCAGGTCTCCCTCTTGAATGAGCGCCACCGCTACGACGACGTGGAGTACGAGGAAGAGGCGCCCGGCGCCCCCGGAGCCTGTAAgccgctggacgaagggctggtGCGGAAGTGCACCGAGTGGCTGCGAGGCGTCGAGAGCGCTGCGGCCCGCGACCAAGGCAACAAGCTGGACACCCTGCCCCACTTGAGTACCCTGTGA